Proteins co-encoded in one Medicago truncatula cultivar Jemalong A17 chromosome 8, MtrunA17r5.0-ANR, whole genome shotgun sequence genomic window:
- the LOC25502579 gene encoding probable disease resistance protein At4g27220 isoform X1, giving the protein MADVAISIVATVVERLVGPAIREGKCVLCVNKFIGDLENEKKELVFERDNLLVRVEQAKHRTEEIEIPVGKWIDNVNNLLEEVDDLEQRMRENTSCFQGRCPTWKRYRLCKQTVKKIEAIRKFKGTSNIKPFSHRAPLPGIKLQSSEDFTYFESTKVASSQLLEALRDEDIYMIGVYGMGGTGKTALVTEVGKKVEASNVFDKTILITVSQTPNIRDIQGKIADVLNMKLEEESDEGRAQRLWLSLKEKKRILVIVDDLWREFDLNDVGIRLDNDNKGAWKILATTRNQHVCDLMHCQKKIHLGLLDEDESWSLFRKHAHIDENFPKSLDGVPQKVCMECKGLPIAIKAVGSSLKGKSNAEWKVAFHRLRNSETIDDKEEGVGVALSCLKLSYDYLSNKEKLVFLMCSMFPEDYKISVEDMIRYAVGLGLGQGFSLESARDEIEAMINRLLESCLLMHTGESKEYVKMHDTVRDTALWIAKRSDNNKIVVNVDKPISTLEMDDSIRDCFALSSWYLEQDKKFHQLHAPNLEILLLHSRRWRWKCFDLSRATFQGIKGLKVFSLINNAYGNPPLYLPSSTHSLTNLRTLRLNGFKNLGNTSFLGSLTRLEVLDLQHCILEELPNEIGKLERLKLLDLSFCVFLQENYNGAIGKCSQLEELYASKCMPKEYICQCVMDIITLPMLQRFVICTDLNRDFAKTSRHLEVMDFNISNLKDSKKNLLQMAETIHLIHLHGGCKNIIQDMIKVMRGTSCFTSLCLEGCPEIEYIVNTTSDSEVAFLVPKLVELVLLELENLEELCRGPPQQVLSFFERLEKLEIQQCLKLHNIFPQECNLQNLKILKITNSMFGEALFSISVAQSLQQLEVLEVSQCDELKLIIAIGSEHGSNSGNEIFQTDLKGSHFVMSRLKKLQISNCRKLESILPICCVEGLAPLEEIEIIQAPQLKLVFGECDHQNHPSHQYRNKNLHPHLKRLKLTDLDNLIGICPEKNCENWPSSIVLIVEKCPKLSASWIATLAGSDDGEKVFKVAKMTLRGFSELSRISRVGPSPRHILSLHCLQSLAVSSCKNLRSLFSMEIHKSLPELTSFRVYNCDELEQIIEENEELVSNTEVCFPKLTDIRIVNCKKMKSLFSVAMIRMLPKLSTLEISEVTQLEEVFKGENTINDIEIELVNLSSIQLHKLPCFVDICKGFKLRTAKIKHVDIVECPKIAPSLREIQVQLEESGDRSRK; this is encoded by the exons ATGGCGGATGTTGCAATTTCGATCGTGGCTACTGTGGTTGAACGTTTGGTGGGACCAGCAATACGCGAAGGAAAATGTGTTCTTTGTGTTAATAAGTTCATTGGCGATCTTGAGAATGAAAAGAAGGAGCTGGTATTCGAAAGAGATAACTTGTTGGTTCGTGTTGAACAAGCCAAACATAGAACCGAAGAAATTGAGATACCAGTGGGAAAATGGATAGATAATGTGAATAATCTACTGGAAGAGGTGGACGATTTGGAACAAAGGATGAGAGAAAATACTAGTTGCTTTCAAGGGCGGTGTCCAACTTGGAAAAGATATCGATTATGCAAGCAAACGGTAAAGAAGATAGAGGCGATACGAAAATTCAAAGGCACAAGCAATATTAAGCCGTTTTCTCACCGCGCTCCTCTTCCTGGCATAAAACTCCAATCATCAGAGGATTTTACTTATTTTGAATCAACAAAAGTGGCTAGCAGTCAACTACTGGAGGCACTTCGAGACGAGGACATCTACATGATAGGAGTGTATGGAATGGGCGGAACTGGGAAAACAGCTCTTGTTACTGAAGTTGGTAAGAAGGTTGAAGCATCAAATGTTTTTGACAAGACTATATTAATTACAGTGTCTCAAACTCCCAATATTAGAGATATTCAAGGAAAAATAGCTGATGTTTTGAACATGAAATTGGAGGAAGAAAGTGATGAGGGAAGAGCACAACGTTTGTGGTTgagtttgaaagaaaagaagcgGATTCTCGTAATAGTAGATGATTTATGGAGAGAGTTTGATTTGAACGATGTAGGGATTCGCTTAGACAATGATAACAAGGGTGCATGGAAGATCCTTGCAACCACTCGTAATCAACATGTATGTGATCTGATGCACTGTCAAAAGAAGATTCATCTAGGACTCTTAGATGAAGATGAGTCTTGGTCTTTGTTCCGAAAACATGCACATATTGATGAAAATTTCCCCAAGTCATTAGATGGTGTGCCACAAAAAGTATGCATGGAATGTAAAGGACTACCTATAGCAATTAAAGCGGTTGGATCTTCTTTAAAAGGAAAATCCAATGCTGAATGGAAGGTTGCATTTCACAGATTGAGAAATTCAGAGACCATTGATGATAAAGAGGAAGGAGTGGGAGTTGCTTTAAGTTGTCTTAAACTAAGCTATGATTATTtatcaaacaaagaaaaacttgTCTTCTTAATGTGTTCTATGTTTCCTGAAGATTATAAAATCTCAGTAGAAGACATGATCCGATATGCGGTAGGGCTTGGACTAGGACAAGGATTTTCGTTAGAGTCGGCAAGAGATGAGATCGAAGCAATGATAAACAGACTTTTGGAATCATGTTTGTTGATGCATACTGGGGAAAGCAAAGAGTACGTGAAGATGCATGACACAGTTCGTGACACAGCCTTATGGATTGCAAAGAGATCAGACAATAACAAAATTGTGGTAAATGTTGACAAACCAATTAGCACTTTGGAAATGGATGATAGTATAAGAGATTGTTTTGCTCTATCCTCATGGTATTTGGAGCaagataaaaaatttcatcaattgcATGCTCCAAACCTTGAAATTCTATTGCTACATTCTAGGAGGTGGAGGTGGAAGTGCTTTGATTTATCGCGTGCAACCTTTCAAGGAATAAAAGGGCTGAAGGTTTTTTCTCTAATCAATAATGCCTACGGTAATCCTCCATTATACTTGCCTTCTTCAACACATTCATTGACAAATCTTCGAACTCTACGCTTGAATGGATTTAAGAACTTAGGTAACACTTCTTTCTTAGGAAGCTTAACGAGACTTGAGGTTCTTGACCTGCAACATTGTATCCTCGAAGAACTTCCTAATGAAATAGGAAAGCTCGAACGATTGAAGCTTCTAGATTTGtcattttgtgtctttcttcaaGAAAACTATAATGGAGCAATAGGGAAATGTTCACAGTTGGAAGAGTTATATGCTTCTAAATGCATGCCAAAAGAGTACATTTGCCAGTGTGTTATGGACATTATTACTCTCCCAATGCTGCAAAGGTTTGTTATATGTACCGACCTTAATAGAGATTTTGCAAAAACCTCGAGACATTTAGAAGTAATGGATTTTAATATCTCCAACTTGAAGGATTCTAAAAAGAATCTTCTTCAAATGGCCGAAACAATTCATTTGATACATCTTCATGGAGGATGTAAAAATATTATCCAAGACATGATTAAAGTTATGAGAGGTACGAGTTGTTTTACATCTCTCTGTCTTGAGGGTTGTCCAGAGATAGAATACATCGTCAATACAACCTCTGATTCTGAGGTTGCGTTTTTGGTTCCTaagttggttgaattagtactGTTGGAATTGGAAAACTTGGAAGAACTGTGTCGTGGTCCACCTCAGCAAGTTCTAAGCTTCTTTGAGAGATTAGAAAAACTTGAAATACAACAGTGCTTGAAGTTGCACAACATATTTCCACAGGAATGTAACTTACAAAAtcttaaaatcctcaaaataACAAACAGCATGTTCGGTGAAGCTCTCTTCTCGATTTCTGTTGCTCAAAGTCTACAACAACTAGAAGTGCTAGAAGTATCACAGTGCGATGAATTGAAGCTTATAATCGCCATTGGAAGCGAGCATGGTTCTAATTCAGGCAATGAAATATTTCAGACTGATCTAAAGGGTTCACATTTTGTGATGTCTAGATTGAAGAAACTTCAAATTTCTAATTGTAGGAAGTTAGAGTCAATATTACCAATATGTTGTGTTGAAGGACTGGCACCACTGGAAGAGATAGAAATAATTCAAGCTCCTCAGTTGAAACTTGTATTTGGAGAATGTGATCACCAAAATCATCCGTCTCACCAATACCGGAACAAGAACTTGCATCCTCATTTGAAACGTCTCAAACTTACAGATCTTGATAATCTCATTGGGATATGCCctgaaaaaaattgtgaaaattgGCCGTCTTCCATAGTGCTAATTGTGGAGAAATGTCCAAAGTTGAGTGCATCATGGATCGCTACGTTAGCCGGCTCTGACGATGGAGAA AAAGTTTTCAAGGTAGCGAAAATGACCTTAAGAGGTTTTTCTGAATTGAGCCGCATATCAAGAGTAGGTCCTTCTCCAAGACATATTTTGAGTCTCCATTGTCTTCAAagtttagcagtgagcagttgtaaaAACTTGAGATCTTTATTCTCAATGGAGATACATAAAAGCTTACCAGAGTTGACATCGTTTCGAGTATACAACTGCGACGAATTAGAACAAAtcattgaagaaaatgaagagcTTGTGTCCAACACTGAAGTGTGTTTTCCAAAGCTAACAGATATAAGGATTGTAAAttgcaaaaaaatgaaaagccTTTTCTCTGTTGCTATGATTAGAATGCTTCCAAAGCTAAGCACTCTTGAAATATCCGAGGTCACTCAACTAGAAGAAGTTTTTAAGGGAGAGAATACCATCAATGATATTGAAATTGAGCTTGTAAACTTGTCATCAATACAACTGCATAAGCTGCCGTGTTTTGTTGATATCTGCAAAGGTTTTAAGCTACGGACTGCGAAAATTAAACATGTTGACATAGTTGAATGTCCTAAAATTGCTCCAAGTTTGAGAGAAATTCAG GTGCAGCTAGAAGAATCAGGAGACAGAAGCAGGAAATGA
- the LOC25502576 gene encoding 26S proteasome non-ATPase regulatory subunit 6, with product MDLVFYTLQHGFFGMDFDLISKSIDKAKSLFEEGGDWERKNRLKVYEGLYCISTRNFEKADTLFLDSISTTTYELFPYDTFIFYTVLTSIITLDRVSLKQKVVDAPEILTVIEKIPHLKEFLDSLYGCQYKSFFSAFGE from the exons ATGGACCTGGTATTTTATACATTGCAGCATGGTTTCTTTGGCATGGATTTTGATCTCATTTCCAAAAGCATTGACAAAGCTAAAAG CTTGTTTGAAGAAGGTGGTGACTGGGAAAGGAAGAATAGGCTGAAAGTGTATGAAGGCCTCTACTGCATATCGACTCGAAATTTTGAGAAGGCTGACACATTGTTCCTGGATTCTATTTCAACCACTACCTATGAACTTTTTCCCTATGACACCTTTATATTTTACACTGTTTTGACAAGCATCATAACATTGGATAGAGTTTCATTAAAGCAAAAG GTAGTGGATGCTCCTGAGATCTTGACAGTGATTGAAAAAATTCCACATCTTAAAGAGTTTTTGGACTCCTTATATGGTTGTCAATACAAGTCTTTCTTCTCAGCATTTGGTGAGTAG
- the LOC25502578 gene encoding uncharacterized aarF domain-containing protein kinase 2, whose product MSRLLASGNVRRFVHSFHRKQNNGNLEGFHPIGIPYTTYKFFSYYAVVQKGQTPFMLYKTKVKLLMNGSARNLYTIPSNNAKYQHGQVLWNMMRFHKGPALPPVGQIARAVSLAMVKSNFVIHGMIAVIVSAWTQGKLAEAEAFPTRDLLYLHAQDGRVYLTSVLLDALEMVALFLRALYLLVLFSPCIAMAPLVHYFGIQFRKTWIRVVHHTLAKAGPAFIKWGQWAATRPDLFPRDLCDELAEFQTKAPSHSFSYSRKCIETAFGRKLNEIFEKFEEEPVASGSIAQVHRATLKYKYPGQQIKPVVVAVKVRHPGVTEAIRRDFFIINLVSKITSIVPNLKWLRLDESIQQFAVFMMSQVDLSREAAHLNRFIYNFRRSKDVSFPIPLYPLVHPSVLVETYEQGESVLHFVEDLEGHEHIKSSLAHIGTHALLKMLLVDNFIHADMHPGNILVRMEKKKSPPAVQLFKSKPHVIFLDVGMTTELSKRERECLLEFFKAVALQDGRGVAECTLRLSKQQNCPDPKSFIEEVDKSFKLWRSSEGEAVHSGDRMQHLLEHVRQCKVNIDGNICAVIVTTLVLEGWQRRLDPDYDMLHALQTLLFKADLAEESLSYAIEGPVAP is encoded by the exons ATGTCAAG GCTTCTCGCTAGTGGAAATGTTAGAAGGTTTGTGCATTCTTTTCACCGGAAACAGAACAATGGCAACTTGGAAGGATTTCATCCAATCGGGATCCCTTACACAACCTACAAATTTTTCTCATACTATGCAGTTGTACAGAAAGGACAAACTCCATTTATGTTATATAAAACAAAGGTTAAGTTGCTGATGAATGGCAGTGCGAGGAACTTGTATACCATCCCTTCAAATAATGCAAAATACCAGCATGGTCAGGTTCTTTGGAACATGATGCGTTTCCATAAGGGGCCAGCTCTACCTCCAGTTGGTCAAATTGCCCGTGCTGTGAGTCTAGCTATggttaaatcaaattttgttattCATGGTATGATTGCTGTCATAGTAAGCGCCTGGACACAAGGGAAATTAGCAGAAGCGGAAGCATTCCCGACAAGGGATTTATTGTACTTACACGCACAAGATGGACGTGTATATTTAACCTCAGTTCTCTTGGATGCCCTTGAGATGGTTGCCTTGTTTCTCAGGGCTTTGTACTTACTAGTTTTGTTCTCTCCTTGCATAGCTATGGCTCCTTTAGTTCACTATTTTGGTATtcagtttagaaaaacatggaTTCGTGTTGTTCATCATACACTTGCAAAGGCCGGCCCAGCATTCATTAAATGGGGTCAATGGGCTGCAACCAGACCCGATCTCTTTCCTAGGGATCTTTGTGATGAACTAGCAGAATTTCAAACCAAAGCACCATCACATAGTTTTAGTTATAGCAGAAAATGTATTGAAACTGCGTTTGGTCgcaaattaaatgaaatatttgagAAGTTTGAGGAAGAACCAGTAGCTTCGGGTAGTATAGCTCAAGTTCATCGAGCTACACTAAAGTACAAATACCCTGGTCAGCAAATCAAACCTGTCGTTGTAGCAGTCAAAGTTCGACATCCGGGGGTTACTGAAGCAATTAGAAGGGATTTTTTCATTATAAATCTTGTTTCCAAGATAACGAGTATTGTTCCTAATTTGAAGTGGTTGAGATTAGATGAGAGCATACAGCAATTTGCTGTTTTTATGATGTCTCAGGTTGATCTTTCGAGGGAAGCGGCACATCTTAATCGCTTTATCTACAATTTCCGGAGATCGAAAGATGTTTCATTTCCAATACCTCTGTACCCTCTCGTGCACCCTTCTGTTTTGGTGGAAACTTATGAACAGGGTGAAAGTGTTTTACATTTTGTTGAAGATCTTGAAGGACATGAGCATATCAAAAGTTCTCTCGCTCATATTGGAACACATGCTCTTTTAAAGATGCTTTTG GTGGATAATTTTATTCATGCAGACATGCATCCCGGAAATATTCTTGTTCGTATGGAGAAAAAGAAATCACCACCTGCTGTACAGCTCTTTAAGTCAAAGCCCCATGTCATTTTCCTTGATGTAGGCATGACTACTGAACTTTCGAAGAGGGAGCGAGAATGTTTACTGGAATTCTTTAAGGCTGTTGCACTTCAAGATGGTCGCGGTGTTGCCGAGTGCACCCTTAGAttatcaaaacaacaaaattgccCTGACCCAAAATCTTTCATTGAG GAGGTGGATAAATCATTTAAGTTATGGAGGTCCTCAGAAGGTGAAGCTGTCCACTCAGGTGACCGTATGCAACATTTGCTCGAGCATGTTAGGCAGTGTAAAGTCAATATAGATGGGAATATTTGCGCTGTGATAGTGACCACATTAGTTCTGGAG GGGTGGCAACGGAGGCTTGATCCGGATTATGATATGCTGCACGCTTTGCAGACACTGCTGTTTAAAGCTGACTTGGCAGAAGAGTCTCTATCTTATGCCATTGAAGGACCAGTGGCCCCGTAA
- the LOC25502579 gene encoding probable disease resistance protein At4g27220 isoform X2, with product MADVAISIVATVVERLVGPAIREGKCVLCVNKFIGDLENEKKELVFERDNLLVRVEQAKHRTEEIEIPVGKWIDNVNNLLEEVDDLEQRMRENTSCFQGRCPTWKRYRLCKQTVKKIEAIRKFKGTSNIKPFSHRAPLPGIKLQSSEDFTYFESTKVASSQLLEALRDEDIYMIGVYGMGGTGKTALVTEVGKKVEASNVFDKTILITVSQTPNIRDIQGKIADVLNMKLEEESDEGRAQRLWLSLKEKKRILVIVDDLWREFDLNDVGIRLDNDNKGAWKILATTRNQHVCDLMHCQKKIHLGLLDEDESWSLFRKHAHIDENFPKSLDGVPQKVCMECKGLPIAIKAVGSSLKGKSNAEWKVAFHRLRNSETIDDKEEGVGVALSCLKLSYDYLSNKEKLVFLMCSMFPEDYKISVEDMIRYAVGLGLGQGFSLESARDEIEAMINRLLESCLLMHTGESKEYVKMHDTVRDTALWIAKRSDNNKIVVNVDKPISTLEMDDSIRDCFALSSWYLEQDKKFHQLHAPNLEILLLHSRRWRWKCFDLSRATFQGIKGLKVFSLINNAYGNPPLYLPSSTHSLTNLRTLRLNGFKNLGNTSFLGSLTRLEVLDLQHCILEELPNEIGKLERLKLLDLSFCVFLQENYNGAIGKCSQLEELYASKCMPKEYICQCVMDIITLPMLQRFVICTDLNRDFAKTSRHLEVMDFNISNLKDSKKNLLQMAETIHLIHLHGGCKNIIQDMIKVMRGTSCFTSLCLEGCPEIEYIVNTTSDSEVAFLVPKLVELVLLELENLEELCRGPPQQVLSFFERLEKLEIQQCLKLHNIFPQECNLQNLKILKITNSMFGEALFSISVAQSLQQLEVLEVSQCDELKLIIAIGSEHGSNSGNEIFQTDLKGSHFVMSRLKKLQISNCRKLESILPICCVEGLAPLEEIEIIQAPQLKLVFGECDHQNHPSHQYRNKNLHPHLKRLKLTDLDNLIGICPEKNCENWPSSIVLIVEKCPKLSASWIATLAGSDDGEKVFKVAKMTLRGFSELSRISRVGPSPRHILSLHCLQSLAVSSCKNLRSLFSMEIHKSLPELTSFRVYNCDELEQIIEENEELVSNTEVCFPKLTDIRIVNCKKMKSLFSVAMIRMLPKLSTLEISEVTQLEEVFKGENTINDIEIELVNLSSIQLHKLPCFVDICKGFKLRTAKIKHVDIVECPKIAPSLREIQLEESGDRSRK from the exons ATGGCGGATGTTGCAATTTCGATCGTGGCTACTGTGGTTGAACGTTTGGTGGGACCAGCAATACGCGAAGGAAAATGTGTTCTTTGTGTTAATAAGTTCATTGGCGATCTTGAGAATGAAAAGAAGGAGCTGGTATTCGAAAGAGATAACTTGTTGGTTCGTGTTGAACAAGCCAAACATAGAACCGAAGAAATTGAGATACCAGTGGGAAAATGGATAGATAATGTGAATAATCTACTGGAAGAGGTGGACGATTTGGAACAAAGGATGAGAGAAAATACTAGTTGCTTTCAAGGGCGGTGTCCAACTTGGAAAAGATATCGATTATGCAAGCAAACGGTAAAGAAGATAGAGGCGATACGAAAATTCAAAGGCACAAGCAATATTAAGCCGTTTTCTCACCGCGCTCCTCTTCCTGGCATAAAACTCCAATCATCAGAGGATTTTACTTATTTTGAATCAACAAAAGTGGCTAGCAGTCAACTACTGGAGGCACTTCGAGACGAGGACATCTACATGATAGGAGTGTATGGAATGGGCGGAACTGGGAAAACAGCTCTTGTTACTGAAGTTGGTAAGAAGGTTGAAGCATCAAATGTTTTTGACAAGACTATATTAATTACAGTGTCTCAAACTCCCAATATTAGAGATATTCAAGGAAAAATAGCTGATGTTTTGAACATGAAATTGGAGGAAGAAAGTGATGAGGGAAGAGCACAACGTTTGTGGTTgagtttgaaagaaaagaagcgGATTCTCGTAATAGTAGATGATTTATGGAGAGAGTTTGATTTGAACGATGTAGGGATTCGCTTAGACAATGATAACAAGGGTGCATGGAAGATCCTTGCAACCACTCGTAATCAACATGTATGTGATCTGATGCACTGTCAAAAGAAGATTCATCTAGGACTCTTAGATGAAGATGAGTCTTGGTCTTTGTTCCGAAAACATGCACATATTGATGAAAATTTCCCCAAGTCATTAGATGGTGTGCCACAAAAAGTATGCATGGAATGTAAAGGACTACCTATAGCAATTAAAGCGGTTGGATCTTCTTTAAAAGGAAAATCCAATGCTGAATGGAAGGTTGCATTTCACAGATTGAGAAATTCAGAGACCATTGATGATAAAGAGGAAGGAGTGGGAGTTGCTTTAAGTTGTCTTAAACTAAGCTATGATTATTtatcaaacaaagaaaaacttgTCTTCTTAATGTGTTCTATGTTTCCTGAAGATTATAAAATCTCAGTAGAAGACATGATCCGATATGCGGTAGGGCTTGGACTAGGACAAGGATTTTCGTTAGAGTCGGCAAGAGATGAGATCGAAGCAATGATAAACAGACTTTTGGAATCATGTTTGTTGATGCATACTGGGGAAAGCAAAGAGTACGTGAAGATGCATGACACAGTTCGTGACACAGCCTTATGGATTGCAAAGAGATCAGACAATAACAAAATTGTGGTAAATGTTGACAAACCAATTAGCACTTTGGAAATGGATGATAGTATAAGAGATTGTTTTGCTCTATCCTCATGGTATTTGGAGCaagataaaaaatttcatcaattgcATGCTCCAAACCTTGAAATTCTATTGCTACATTCTAGGAGGTGGAGGTGGAAGTGCTTTGATTTATCGCGTGCAACCTTTCAAGGAATAAAAGGGCTGAAGGTTTTTTCTCTAATCAATAATGCCTACGGTAATCCTCCATTATACTTGCCTTCTTCAACACATTCATTGACAAATCTTCGAACTCTACGCTTGAATGGATTTAAGAACTTAGGTAACACTTCTTTCTTAGGAAGCTTAACGAGACTTGAGGTTCTTGACCTGCAACATTGTATCCTCGAAGAACTTCCTAATGAAATAGGAAAGCTCGAACGATTGAAGCTTCTAGATTTGtcattttgtgtctttcttcaaGAAAACTATAATGGAGCAATAGGGAAATGTTCACAGTTGGAAGAGTTATATGCTTCTAAATGCATGCCAAAAGAGTACATTTGCCAGTGTGTTATGGACATTATTACTCTCCCAATGCTGCAAAGGTTTGTTATATGTACCGACCTTAATAGAGATTTTGCAAAAACCTCGAGACATTTAGAAGTAATGGATTTTAATATCTCCAACTTGAAGGATTCTAAAAAGAATCTTCTTCAAATGGCCGAAACAATTCATTTGATACATCTTCATGGAGGATGTAAAAATATTATCCAAGACATGATTAAAGTTATGAGAGGTACGAGTTGTTTTACATCTCTCTGTCTTGAGGGTTGTCCAGAGATAGAATACATCGTCAATACAACCTCTGATTCTGAGGTTGCGTTTTTGGTTCCTaagttggttgaattagtactGTTGGAATTGGAAAACTTGGAAGAACTGTGTCGTGGTCCACCTCAGCAAGTTCTAAGCTTCTTTGAGAGATTAGAAAAACTTGAAATACAACAGTGCTTGAAGTTGCACAACATATTTCCACAGGAATGTAACTTACAAAAtcttaaaatcctcaaaataACAAACAGCATGTTCGGTGAAGCTCTCTTCTCGATTTCTGTTGCTCAAAGTCTACAACAACTAGAAGTGCTAGAAGTATCACAGTGCGATGAATTGAAGCTTATAATCGCCATTGGAAGCGAGCATGGTTCTAATTCAGGCAATGAAATATTTCAGACTGATCTAAAGGGTTCACATTTTGTGATGTCTAGATTGAAGAAACTTCAAATTTCTAATTGTAGGAAGTTAGAGTCAATATTACCAATATGTTGTGTTGAAGGACTGGCACCACTGGAAGAGATAGAAATAATTCAAGCTCCTCAGTTGAAACTTGTATTTGGAGAATGTGATCACCAAAATCATCCGTCTCACCAATACCGGAACAAGAACTTGCATCCTCATTTGAAACGTCTCAAACTTACAGATCTTGATAATCTCATTGGGATATGCCctgaaaaaaattgtgaaaattgGCCGTCTTCCATAGTGCTAATTGTGGAGAAATGTCCAAAGTTGAGTGCATCATGGATCGCTACGTTAGCCGGCTCTGACGATGGAGAA AAAGTTTTCAAGGTAGCGAAAATGACCTTAAGAGGTTTTTCTGAATTGAGCCGCATATCAAGAGTAGGTCCTTCTCCAAGACATATTTTGAGTCTCCATTGTCTTCAAagtttagcagtgagcagttgtaaaAACTTGAGATCTTTATTCTCAATGGAGATACATAAAAGCTTACCAGAGTTGACATCGTTTCGAGTATACAACTGCGACGAATTAGAACAAAtcattgaagaaaatgaagagcTTGTGTCCAACACTGAAGTGTGTTTTCCAAAGCTAACAGATATAAGGATTGTAAAttgcaaaaaaatgaaaagccTTTTCTCTGTTGCTATGATTAGAATGCTTCCAAAGCTAAGCACTCTTGAAATATCCGAGGTCACTCAACTAGAAGAAGTTTTTAAGGGAGAGAATACCATCAATGATATTGAAATTGAGCTTGTAAACTTGTCATCAATACAACTGCATAAGCTGCCGTGTTTTGTTGATATCTGCAAAGGTTTTAAGCTACGGACTGCGAAAATTAAACATGTTGACATAGTTGAATGTCCTAAAATTGCTCCAAGTTTGAGAGAAATTCAG CTAGAAGAATCAGGAGACAGAAGCAGGAAATGA
- the LOC120577511 gene encoding ubiquitin carboxyl-terminal hydrolase 14-like, translating into MNSVVGRKKKKIAKGDLASEITSPDEEDSQKPSANEEIVSLLVSMGFDHLRCQKAAINTSNVGVDAALTWLQSHEDDPDIDIPISEGHGSEALTTLDQSKVDHLIMFGFQEDIDRKALKASVIFLFIFPPVGFCFMI; encoded by the exons ATGAATAGTGTAGTTggtagaaagaagaaaaagatagcAAAGggagatcttgcatcagagataacgt CACCAGATGAGGAAGACTCACAAAAACCTTCGGCCAATGAAGAAATCGTCTCTCTACTTGTTTCCATGGGCTTTGATCATCTCCGTTGTCAGAAAGCTGCTATAAATACATCAAATGTTGGCGTGGATGCGGCATTGACTTGGTTACAGTCTCACGAGGATGATCCAG ATATTGACATTCCTATTTCTGAAGGCCATGGTTCTGAAGCTTTGACAACTCTTGACCAATCAAAAGTTGATCACCTAATTATGTTCGGATTTCAAGAAGATATTGATCGAAAAGCTCTGAAAGCATcagtaatttttctttttatatttccCCCTGTGGGCTTTTGTTTCATGATATAA
- the LOC120577510 gene encoding zinc finger protein GIS2-like produces MSVTEYAVKFVELAKFYPHYTTEFSKCIKFENGLRAKIKQAIGYQKIRNFSELRMIDERRPRKKDAPVEIVCYTCGENGHKGNACPGDVKRCFRCGKKGNTLAECKHDDVICFNCNEEEHIGSQCKKPKKAQTTGRLAEIYIRDIVKLHGVPSSIV; encoded by the exons atgtccgtgactgagtatgctgtCAAGTTTGTGGAATTGGCTAAGTTTTATCCGCACTACACTACTGAGTTTTCAAAAtgcatcaaatttgagaatggcTTGCGTGCTAAGATCAAGCAGGCAATTGGTTACCAGAAGATCCGTAATTTTTCTGAgctg AGAATGATTGATGAGAGGCGGCCTAGGAAGAAAGACGCTCCTGTTGAGATTGTCTGCTATACTTGTGGTGAGAACGGCCACAAGGGTAATGCTTGTCCTGGAGATGTGAAAAGGTGCTTTCGTTGTGGTAAGAAAGGGAATACACTTGCTGAGTGTAAGCATGATGATGTTATCTGTTTCAATTGCAATGAGGAAGAACATATTGGGTCACAAtgcaagaagcctaagaaggcgcAGACTACTGGgaga TTGGCGGAAATTTATATTCGcgatattgtgaagttgcatggtgttccttcgagcattgtatga